One window of Microtus pennsylvanicus isolate mMicPen1 chromosome X, mMicPen1.hap1, whole genome shotgun sequence genomic DNA carries:
- the LOC142841692 gene encoding putative protein FAM47D, which translates to MGEQWLPWNRPRQVLQPMPLGMTSKPWFKDRLPSKCFPKHKQEKLKFPTSLDGRRWVFVKEGLDDFRKGCPPFEGMILRGRKEGYLPTISHRVGCRSRKSQKKTCQDISMFSSLSLAQQARQLFVKRIEENLSQHPLAFCPLGEGISEDLLLNVLEVLDPDQKLEEKWDYFEGHRKWMNLDIAAEKCPPSKFDLDPPKFPGSRKHGVRHENKPKKQDSGESLYYRYIPKGVYDFCEWVESFGDLGIDEEFMMKQFDIGYECKPSYEDSAIKKISLLPPELRICSRLSRVKEIRFSIQEANFERKLRKPEDPYKSTRDKIRYGAWYLKPNLWRKLVNDEPLMDPEELLELQGGMSGKPDIIEDLYGTIAFKDFIISKGYTMPSILEKLFMRKGWAYDTVNTPIPRVLKAHELIMQKKDEDYDDEND; encoded by the coding sequence ATGGGCGAGCAATGGCTGCCTTGGAATCGCCCCCGGCAAGTACTTCAGCCAATGCCTCTAGGCATGACCTCCAAGCCCTGGTTCAAGGACAGGCTGCCTTCTAAGTGTTTCCCGAAGCACAAACAGGAAAAACTGAAGTTCCCTACCTCTCTGGATGGCCGGCGCTGGGTGTTTGTGAAGGAAGGCTTGGATGATTTCAGGAAGGGCTGTCCACCTTTTGAAGGTATGATCCTTCGTGGACGCAAAGAGGGCTATCTCCCCACAATTTCTCATAGAGTCGGCTGCAGATCCAGGAAGAGTCAGAAAAAAACGTGCCAGGACATAAGCATGTTTTCATCACTGTCACTGGCCCAGCAAGCACGCCAGTTGTTTGTAAAGAGAATCGAAGAAAACCTGAGCCAGCATCCTTTGGCATTCTGCCCCCTGGGGGAAGGAATTTCTGAAGATCTCTTATTAAATGTGCTGGAAGTCCTTGACCCTGACCAGAAGTTAGAGGAGAAGTGGGATTATTTTGAGGGCCACAGGAAATGGATGAATTTGGATATTGCTGCTGAGAAATGCCCTCCCTCAAAATTTGACTTGGATCCTCCAAAGTTTCCTGGGTCACGTAAACATGGTGTGCGCCATGAAAACAAGCCCAAAAAACAGGACTCTGGTGAGTCTCTTTATTACCGGTACATACCGAAAGGAGTCTATGATTTCTGTGAATGGGTTGAATCATTTGGAGACCTCGGCATTGATGAAGAGTTCATGATGAAGCAATTTGACATTGGCTATGAGTGCAAACCAAGCTATGAAGATTCTGCCATCAAAAAAATTAGCCTGCTTCCTCCTGAGCTCAGGATCTGCAGCAGGCTGAGCAGAGTGAAAGAGATCAGATTCTCCATACAGGAGGCAAACTTTGAAAGGAAACTCCGAAAACCAGAAGATCCTTACAAGTCCACCAGGGATAAGATTAGATATGGAGCATGGTACCTGAAGCCTAATCTGTGGAGAAAGCTAGTAAATGATGAGCCTTTGATGGATCCTGAAGAGTTACTTGAACTTCAAGGTGGAATGTCTGGTAAGCCAGACATCATTGAAGACCTTTATGGAACAATTGCCTTTAAGGATTTCATCATAAGTAAAGGCTACACTATGCCAAGCATCCTTGAGAAGTTGTTTATGAGGAAAGGATGGGCTTATGACACCGTCAACACTCCAATACCAAGAGTACTAAAAGCACATGAATTGATCATGCAGAAAAAGGATGAAGATTATGATGATGAAAATGACTAG